The proteins below are encoded in one region of Lactuca sativa cultivar Salinas chromosome 3, Lsat_Salinas_v11, whole genome shotgun sequence:
- the LOC111904358 gene encoding uncharacterized protein LOC111904358, protein MAAEHLELKDESTANPCCSEWKDRLLKVQQKCKKTEDARAALKKAVGLYERQFILMQDDVLKLKKACEEEKLQTDNERKNKEKESAARVSLENEISLLKSEILSLSQKEGSVPEHVSEELTLLKGRVSDSEKEINCLREQLQKETSVAATNRKKAVEDKKKADEALQSSKVEKDKIEKELSKLKAQLLNLETEKKQLKKDLQKESARADMEKIRAEALKTAKTEAEAEIEVLMAEKKVPLVDELSSPKSEDMDVITSLQGRVSEMETEITRLKNLLDNERKRADSETKKAEMEKKKGNKMREMVKTEQSKADEQRKLVDVEKKKREEFGQQCERLKCEADEVRSKLVLEGSKFKEANKKLEAERKKYVKEKKKYEEQQKIAELNMKNALEEKQRADRIHQQLEECQQKYVKLQKEMEAKQKEKDTKQMTTIGSEKIQNDVSSRNLTNPSCVLTEKNMKGKYDEMKLLKKRLKLEKERVKHANQVAELEKKCKKAVEKELHQLKLEFARFSNRVGLCSCYEICNAGKSCLEQNRNVNSKRKFMHPESGKELMKPNSTRSPVVSLPISGTCTEVTSGTATKMDSLLGGSNKKNVDNYALVSSMSSFSDRQLVGSQGKCVFSNTKPDESNKLNFNQQLPISRLSSEVPTTRNDAVVADNNDVKTPLRLKNKDGKNRKRKRTLNATESIEHLYTKVGDVDKPLKEVTLQPSCKIIEQKEDPGTKTVGEENVDLIGFENNGVEATTRMCNDDNLENGGKNVEIFKRMLDDDYMKLLSLDSEFEEERYRFAVERPLSPTLPNIQLDVVEDSRPSEVNCTNGLLPGVNDSCQYIVVFPEIKDSGSLSKIFHTTGTLMTQCCVSSESDHMIKHIIFALSAEEILSPKEKVCVFFSLFLKSPSSIALTNVNHVLDESFLKTIDIFSGQIKKVMSDVETRTIFEKVCNLDEVITLIQDFIINERVVIHTDINPESPSFSDSKASLQQLVIGSVFLASICVAFDRIDSICETSYNISHITTPSTLTFLHIFGYICGEKLLAQAGDYSLIMTVVSSLVTYHEKENPSSSSSCAKCPFLIGAVSMEEVASLLLNKLKSTTVCDGDLSDLGDVLSLLELIASKMKWGWICENIVSQLLKLLEVFVVETPLTAVFVLLGQLARLGIDGNGLEDGDVEKIRMKLSGFITGTTSRKMSLRIQFAAVNSLLGTTPLSFEEICDKNNKRFVSCSSAIDCIQKWFHLLSDEQKAMCVRLFPAAGVS, encoded by the exons ATGGCGGCGGAGCATTTGGAATTGAAAGATGAATCTACAGCGAATCCTTGTTGTAGCGAG TGGAAAGATAGACTGTTAAAAGTGCAACAGAAGTGCAAGAAGACGGAGGATGCTAGGGCCGCGCTTAAGAAGGCAGTCGGGCTTTATGAGCGACAGTTTATATTGATGCAAGATGACGTTCTGAAACTCAAGAAAG CTTGTGAGGAAGAGAAGCTGCAGACTGACAATGAAAGGAAGAATAAAGAAAAAGAATCAGCTGCACGAGTTTCATTGGAGAATGAGATATCCTTACTGAAGTCTGAGATTTTATCATTGAGTCAAAAAGAAGGCTCAGTACCAGAACATGTGAGTGAAGAACTTACACTTCTCAAAGGGCGTGTTTCTGACAGTGAAAAGGAGATAAATTGCCTAAGAGAGCAGCTTCAGAAGGAAACAAGTGTTGCAGCTACCAATAGAAAGAAAGCTGTAGAAGACAAGAAAAAAGCAGACGAGGCATTACAAAGTTCTAAGGTTGAAAAAGACAAGATTGAAAAAGAATTAAGTAAGCTAAAAGCACAGTTGCTTAATTTGGAAACAGAAAAGAAACAGCTAAagaaggatcttcaaaaagagAGTGCTAGAGCAGATATGGAGAAGATTAGAGCTGAAGCATTGAAAACTGCAAAGACTGAggctgaagctgaaattgaagttTTAATGGCTGAGAAGAAGGTTCCATTGGTGGATGAGTTGTCTTCTCCAAAATCTGAGGATATGGATGTAATTACATCCCTTCAAGGGCGTGTATCTGAAATGGAAACAGAAATAACTCGACTTAAAAATCTTCTTGATAATGAGAGAAAACGAGCAGACTCTGAGACAAAGAAAGCTGAAATGGAGAAGAAAAAAGGTAATAAAATGCGAGAAATGGTGAAAACAGAACAAAGTAAAGCTGATGAACAAAGAAAGTTAGTTGATgttgaaaagaaaaaaagggaGGAATTTGGACAACAATGTGAAAGATTAAAGTGTGAGGCAGATGAGGTAAGATCTAAGTTGGTTTTAGAAGGTTCAAAGTTTAAAGAAGCAAACAAGAAACTTGAGGCTGAAAGAAAAAAGTAtgtaaaagagaaaaagaaatatGAAGAACAACAAAAGATTGCAGAATTGAATATGAAAAATGCTTTGGAGGAGAAACAGCGTGCAGATCGGATTCATCAGCAGTTGGAAGAGTGTCAACAGAAGTATGTTAAATTGCAGAAAGAGATGGAAGCAAAACAGAAGGAAAAAGATACCAAACAAATGACTACAATTGGAAGTGAAAAGATTCAAAATGATGTTTCTTCAAGAAACTTAACAAACCCTTCTTGTGTTTTGACTGAAAAAAATATGAAAGGTAAATATGATGAAATGAAACTTTTAAAGAAAAGGCTGAAGCTTGAAAAGGAGAGAGTAAAGCATGCTAATCAAGTGGCTGAGCTTGAAAAGAAGTGTAAAAAAGCAGTTGAAAAAGAGCTTCATCAACTAAAGCTGGAGTTTGCTCGATTTTCAAATCGTGTAGGACTCTGTAGCTGTTATGAAATCTGCAATGCTGGTAAATCTTGTCTGGAACag AATCGAAATGTAAACTCAAAGAGGAAATTTATGCACCCTGAGAGTGGAAAAGAACTTATGAAGCCTAATTCTACAAGATCTCCTGTAGTGTCACTTCCTATATCTGGAACATGTACTGAAGTCACCTCAGGTACTGCTACTAAAATGGACTCTCTCCTTGGAGGCTCTAACAAAAAAAATGTAGACAATTATGCCCTTGTTTCAAGCATGTCATCTTTTTCTGATCGACAGTTGGTGGGCTCACAGGGGAAATGTGTTTTTTCCAACACTAAACCAGATGAAAGTAATAAACTGAATTTCAATCAACAGCTGCCTATTTCAAGGTTGTCTAGTGAGGTTCCTACAACAAGAAATGATGCAGTGGTGGCTGATAATAATGATGTCAAAACTCCTCTTAGACTGAAAAACAAAGATGGAAAAAACAGGAAAAGAAAGCGAACCCTAAATGCAACTGAATCTATTGAGCATTTGTATACAAAAGTAGGTGATGTGGATAAACCATTGAAAGAAGTTACATTGCAACCTTCTTGCAAGATTATCGAGCAAAAGGAAGATCCAGGAACAAAAACAGTTGGTGAGGAAAACGTtgatttaattggttttgaaaataaTGGGGTGGAAGCTACTACTCGTATGTGTAATGATGATAATCTTGAAAATGGTGGGAAGAATGTTGAGATTTTTAAGAGAATGTTGGATGATGATTATATGAAGTTGCTCAGTTTGGATAGTGAATTTGAGGAGGAAAGATACCGTTTTGCAGTTGAAAGGCCTCTTTCACCTACTCTTCCAAACATTCAGTTAGATGTTGTAGAAGATTCTAGACCTTCTGAAGTTAATTGCACAAATGGGTTGTTGCCAGGTGTCAATGATTCTTGTCAGTATATTGTTGTATTTCCAGAAATCAAGGACAGTGGCAGCCTTTCCAAGATTTTTCATACAACAGGAACTTTGATGACTCAATGCTGTGTGTCTTCTGAGAGTGATCACAtgattaaacatataatttttgCTCTTTCTGCTGAAGAAATACTCTCACCCAA GGAAAAGGTCTGTGTGTTCTTCTCATTGTTCTTGAAGAGCCCCTCAAGCATTGCTTTGACTAATGTCAACCATGTCTTAGATGAGAGCTTTTTGAAGACCATAGATATCTTTTCTGGACAAATCAAGAAAG TGATGTCTGATGTAGAGACAAGAACCATTTTTGAAAAAGTATGCAATTTAGATGAAGTTATTACTCTAATTCAAGATTTTATAATCAATGAAAGAGTAGTAATCCACACTGATATAAATCCAGAGTCACCATCATTTTCAGACTCCAAAGCCTCATTGCAACAGCTGGTGATTGGATCAGTTTTTTTAGCATCAATTTGTGTAGCTTTTGACCGAATTGACTCCATATGTGAAACATCATACAACATTTCCCACATCACCACTCCCTCAACTTTAACATTTCTACATATCTTTGGTTACATATGTGGAGAAAAATTACTAGCCCAAGCAGGTGACTACAGTTTAATAATGACTGTAGTAAGTTCATTAGTCACATACCATGAAAAGGAAaacccatcatcatcatcatcatgcgCCAAGTGTCCGTTTTTAATTGGTGCTGTTTCCATGGAAGAAGTGGCATCGCTTCTCTTGAATAAACTGAAATCAACAACAGTTTGTGATGGTGATTTGTCTGATTTGGGGGATGTTTTGTCACTTTTGGAGTTAATAGCATCTAAGATg AAGTGGGGTTGGATTTGTGAGAACATTGTTAGTCAGCTGTTGAAGTTGTTGGAAGTGTTTGTAGTTGAAACGCCTTTGACTGCTGTTTTTGTTCTTCTAGGCCAACTCGCAAG ACTTGGGATTGATGGTAATGGATTGGAAGATGGTGACGTGGAAAAAATTAGAATGAAATTGAGTGGGTTCATAACCGGGACCACATCAAGGAAAATGAGTTTAAGGATCCAATTTGCAGCTGTGAATTCTTTATTGGGTACAACGCCTCTGAGTTTTGAAGAAATTtgtgataagaataataagagaTTTGTGAGTTGTTCAAGTGCAATTGATTGCATACAGAAATGGTTTCATTTGTTGAGTGATGAGCAGAAGGCGATGTGTGTTAGGCTGTTTCCTGCTGCTGGTGTTTCATAA